From Leptospira fainei serovar Hurstbridge str. BUT 6, the proteins below share one genomic window:
- a CDS encoding STAS domain-containing protein, translated as MILNEILISTEKIDSVQVLKLQGSINSFTEKKFRDVLSVAVRQGPVIMDLEEVHLISSTGVQALKEVSQVSFGNKNKLVLVNISRAITNVFKMAGLNGFFLIAGDEEAALKIASKR; from the coding sequence ATGATCCTGAACGAGATTCTAATCTCGACGGAAAAGATAGACAGTGTTCAAGTTCTGAAATTGCAAGGTTCTATCAACTCCTTTACTGAGAAAAAGTTTAGGGACGTTCTTTCTGTCGCCGTCCGTCAAGGTCCGGTAATAATGGATCTGGAAGAAGTACACCTTATCTCTTCTACGGGTGTTCAGGCCCTAAAGGAAGTGAGTCAGGTGAGCTTCGGGAATAAGAATAAGTTAGTCTTAGTGAATATCTCGAGGGCAATTACTAACGTGTTCAAGATGGCCGGCTTAAACGGTTTTTTTTTGATCGCCGGAGACGAGGAAGCGGCTTTAAAGATCGCTTCCAAAAGATGA
- a CDS encoding diacylglycerol/polyprenol kinase family protein: protein MTRPASFNYFRKAWHLLGLLIPVCYYFDVFKGGFGLEHATWVIITFLLFFSLGLLVILEFSRFRVQAVQNLFVKVAGPLLKEEEKYRINGTFPYFLSITFVVLFFPPDITILSMLFLVIGDPMAAWVGVHFGRNRFANGKSKEGIAAFILSTLIVGLWFLYVIQAQPKALGIYQYGSGEFSQNLILILPAIVAAAFTELYSGTYWNGLIDDNLLIPVVSALVLGIIAFLVLGVDGSRIFLNPLDMFY, encoded by the coding sequence ATGACACGACCTGCTTCCTTTAATTATTTTCGTAAAGCTTGGCATTTGTTAGGTCTTTTGATACCGGTTTGCTATTACTTCGATGTCTTCAAGGGTGGATTCGGTCTGGAACATGCTACCTGGGTGATTATTACGTTCCTTTTATTCTTCTCTCTAGGCTTACTTGTGATTTTGGAATTCTCGCGCTTTCGGGTCCAAGCGGTTCAAAATTTATTCGTTAAAGTCGCCGGACCCTTACTTAAGGAAGAGGAAAAATATAGGATCAACGGCACCTTTCCTTATTTTCTATCCATAACCTTCGTCGTTCTTTTTTTTCCTCCGGATATAACGATCTTATCCATGTTGTTTTTGGTGATCGGCGATCCTATGGCTGCCTGGGTAGGAGTTCATTTCGGAAGAAATCGATTCGCGAACGGAAAGTCCAAGGAAGGAATCGCGGCATTTATCCTTTCCACTTTAATCGTAGGTCTTTGGTTTTTATATGTCATTCAGGCCCAACCGAAAGCCTTAGGAATTTATCAATACGGTTCTGGCGAATTTTCGCAGAATTTAATTTTGATTCTACCTGCAATAGTTGCCGCGGCATTTACGGAGCTTTATAGCGGAACCTACTGGAACGGTTTAATCGACGATAATTTATTGATTCCGGTCGTCTCGGCTTTAGTGCTCGGAATCATCGCCTTTTTAGTATTAGGCGTGGATGGTTCTCGGATTTTCCTGAATCCGCTGGATATGTTCTACTGA
- the lcpA gene encoding complement regulator-acquiring protein LcpA translates to MYFPWKNVKFLTLFIFLATCEPAPLRVESIELCDYFTRHGNCEEPTPLNRKYEVKIPNNKKPLTWEDLGNYLYFHARETPGFVLRMNRKFTPEEQKGIRESYAAIYEFAGDRGKMEGFEMGENWIGSFNYLGSMIKAKQKKENRLKLYPYETTLFPADLEFSWTSPWFKGSTKTRIDFVYSVLPPEPKTNP, encoded by the coding sequence ATGTACTTTCCCTGGAAAAACGTTAAGTTCCTTACTCTTTTTATCTTTCTCGCTACTTGCGAACCGGCTCCTCTCCGAGTGGAGAGTATAGAGTTATGCGATTATTTTACTCGCCATGGAAATTGTGAGGAACCCACTCCTCTCAATCGAAAATACGAAGTGAAAATTCCGAATAACAAAAAGCCGCTTACGTGGGAGGATTTGGGAAATTATCTATACTTTCACGCGAGGGAAACTCCGGGGTTCGTTTTACGCATGAATCGAAAGTTCACACCGGAAGAACAGAAAGGAATCCGTGAATCCTACGCGGCGATCTACGAATTTGCGGGGGATCGGGGAAAAATGGAAGGTTTCGAAATGGGAGAAAACTGGATCGGTTCCTTTAATTATTTGGGCAGCATGATTAAAGCGAAGCAAAAGAAAGAGAACAGATTAAAACTCTATCCTTACGAAACCACTCTCTTTCCGGCCGATTTGGAATTTAGCTGGACCTCGCCTTGGTTTAAGGGAAGCACGAAAACGAGAATCGATTTCGTATATTCCGTACTACCTCCGGAACCTAAAACTAACCCGTAA
- a CDS encoding DUF4416 family protein — translation MKQKLPATKQRKPLPASFFLIVSFEDQEAYYKLKEKAENTFSQTLYESQPLPKWSHQFANFLDSPLGRQTRILSFKRRISREELPSLQKECLKFQEQLRKTDESFRIFPGYLTPYNLVLSFVEEDLHRIYLFHGTFAEIIYTYQSQKWICQSSAPDFFKAPEVIYFFTNLRESYVLSLEKR, via the coding sequence GTGAAACAAAAGCTACCCGCAACTAAGCAACGCAAACCTTTACCCGCATCGTTTTTCTTAATCGTATCGTTCGAGGATCAGGAAGCTTACTACAAATTGAAAGAAAAAGCGGAAAATACCTTTTCCCAAACTCTCTACGAATCACAACCTCTCCCTAAATGGAGTCATCAATTCGCAAACTTCTTAGATTCCCCGCTTGGACGGCAAACAAGAATACTTTCCTTTAAACGCCGCATCTCAAGGGAGGAATTACCCAGCCTGCAAAAAGAATGTCTTAAATTCCAAGAACAGCTTCGAAAGACGGACGAGTCGTTTCGAATTTTTCCCGGCTATCTAACCCCTTACAACCTAGTCTTGTCTTTCGTCGAAGAGGATTTACATAGAATCTATCTTTTTCACGGAACTTTTGCCGAAATAATATACACGTATCAAAGTCAAAAATGGATATGCCAATCTTCGGCTCCGGATTTTTTTAAAGCTCCCGAAGTAATTTACTTTTTTACAAATTTGAGAGAATCATATGTACTTTCCCTGGAAAAACGTTAA
- a CDS encoding YheT family hydrolase, which produces MEHLPFRPKRFVSGKHAQTIYNTFFPPSNRLRTDYYCEDILLTVSGNSGDTLWLEHNPPISSYRQDSTPWNGTYIVMIHGMEGDSESPYLISLAQSALERGYGTLRMNLRNCGKGRGYAKYSYYAGQSEDLQDVLDFARDSLSAKVVVSGFSLSANLVLKFFGERSDRKAMAFSAVSPPLDLAKNCAFIDSLAGRFYREHFLNAFRRKIKEGIVELAPEVRANLGNVKTFFDFDDLITAPTFGYRSALDYYKINSCKNYIRTIRHPGILVHAEDDPVVPIFEWDSIPWENLPNLQVLLTKKGGHVGFLSDRSPAVPDGHWVTKILLDYFDSKL; this is translated from the coding sequence ATGGAACACCTTCCCTTTCGCCCTAAACGATTCGTTTCAGGAAAACACGCTCAAACGATCTATAATACTTTTTTTCCTCCTTCAAACCGGTTGCGAACCGATTACTATTGCGAAGATATCCTTCTTACGGTAAGCGGAAATTCCGGAGACACACTTTGGCTCGAACATAATCCGCCGATCTCCAGCTATAGGCAAGATTCTACGCCTTGGAATGGAACGTACATCGTTATGATTCATGGGATGGAAGGAGATTCGGAAAGTCCCTACCTTATTTCTTTAGCTCAAAGTGCGTTAGAAAGAGGATACGGAACCCTTCGAATGAATTTGCGGAATTGCGGAAAAGGCAGAGGATACGCAAAATATTCTTATTATGCCGGACAGTCCGAGGATCTCCAGGACGTTCTAGATTTCGCAAGAGACTCCCTTTCTGCAAAGGTCGTCGTCTCGGGTTTCTCTCTTTCCGCTAATCTGGTCTTGAAATTCTTCGGAGAACGATCGGATCGGAAAGCGATGGCTTTTTCCGCCGTATCGCCCCCATTGGACTTGGCAAAAAATTGCGCGTTTATCGATTCTTTGGCGGGTCGCTTTTACAGAGAACATTTCTTGAATGCATTCAGAAGGAAAATTAAGGAAGGAATCGTAGAATTAGCTCCGGAGGTGAGAGCGAACTTAGGCAACGTAAAAACCTTCTTCGACTTCGACGATTTGATTACCGCCCCGACATTCGGATATCGAAGTGCATTAGATTATTATAAAATAAATTCCTGTAAGAATTACATTCGTACGATTCGTCATCCGGGAATACTGGTACACGCCGAGGACGATCCGGTAGTTCCCATTTTCGAATGGGATTCTATTCCATGGGAAAATCTCCCGAACCTTCAGGTTCTACTCACTAAAAAGGGAGGTCATGTCGGATTCTTGTCCGATCGCAGCCCGGCAGTTCCGGATGGCCATTGGGTCACGAAAATTCTGCTGGATTATTTCGATTCCAAATTATAG
- a CDS encoding ClpP family protease: MSENEKIAEVFEELTGSKISKKLIDHRKIFLWGAVTDESAKDIVGKLLFLEMADPGKEITFYINSPGGVVTSGLTIYDTMKMITSPVSTVCMGLAASMGSVLLAAGVKGKRSIWPNGKVMIHQPSIGGQIVAPASDLKIQAEEILKTRARLNQILAEACGHPVSKLEEDTDRDYYMDADEAIQYGIVDSLATKIEFPKLNS; this comes from the coding sequence ATGTCCGAAAACGAGAAAATCGCCGAAGTCTTCGAAGAACTTACCGGTAGTAAAATTTCCAAGAAGCTAATTGACCATAGGAAGATATTCTTGTGGGGAGCTGTCACTGACGAGTCCGCCAAAGATATCGTAGGAAAACTACTTTTTCTAGAGATGGCTGATCCGGGCAAAGAGATCACGTTTTATATAAATAGCCCCGGAGGAGTGGTCACCTCCGGACTCACCATCTACGATACGATGAAAATGATAACTTCTCCGGTTAGCACTGTCTGTATGGGATTGGCGGCTTCGATGGGATCTGTACTTCTCGCAGCAGGAGTAAAAGGAAAGCGTTCCATTTGGCCAAACGGAAAAGTGATGATCCACCAACCGTCTATCGGAGGGCAAATTGTCGCACCCGCGAGCGATCTAAAAATTCAAGCTGAAGAAATTCTAAAAACGCGAGCTCGACTAAACCAAATCCTCGCAGAAGCTTGCGGGCATCCCGTTTCAAAACTGGAAGAAGATACGGACCGCGACTATTATATGGACGCGGATGAGGCAATCCAGTACGGAATCGTAGATTCGCTCGCTACGAAAATTGAATTTCCAAAATTGAATTCTTAA
- a CDS encoding FtsB family cell division protein, which yields MGSKLANRLFFLLVFLSGLFYFTVLGESGLVVRSTLETSLSNLKLDVERLEYENRQLEERQKLLRDDKVALEREARKYYLLSENAHIIKFKEPEPRTENRPVLASRLIALRAGKDLPVPPIQLIRFFYVSFVAFVFIGVFRKLRRKKLEQRSA from the coding sequence ATGGGTTCAAAACTGGCGAACAGGCTATTCTTCCTCCTGGTGTTTCTCTCCGGACTTTTTTATTTTACAGTCTTGGGAGAATCCGGCCTGGTCGTGAGGTCCACCTTAGAAACCAGCCTTTCCAATCTAAAACTGGATGTGGAAAGGTTGGAATATGAAAATCGCCAGTTGGAGGAACGTCAAAAACTCTTACGAGATGACAAGGTAGCGTTAGAACGTGAAGCGAGAAAATACTATCTTTTGTCGGAAAATGCACATATAATTAAATTTAAAGAGCCCGAACCCAGGACGGAAAACCGACCGGTGCTCGCCTCCCGGCTGATTGCACTGCGTGCGGGTAAAGATCTACCCGTTCCCCCCATTCAACTGATTCGCTTTTTTTACGTCTCGTTTGTTGCGTTCGTATTTATTGGTGTTTTCAGGAAATTGAGGAGGAAGAAACTGGAACAACGAAGTGCTTAA
- the eno gene encoding phosphopyruvate hydratase, which translates to MLKSSKISGIRAREIMDSRGNPTVEVDVKLEDGSFGRAAVPSGASTGEYEAVELRDGDKSRYAGKGVLKAVEHVNLKIKELLIGEDALDQNRVDALMLEKDGTKNKGKLGANAILGTSLAVAKASAAHTRLPLYRYIGGNFAKELPVPMMNILNGGAHADNNVDFQEFMILPVGVHSFREALRVGAEVFHTLKSVLKSKKLNTAVGDEGGFAPDLASNVEGLEVILEAIEKAGYKPQKDVLLGLDAASSEFYDKSKKKYVLGGEGNKEFTSAELVEYYSDLVSKYPIITIEDGLDENDWDGWKILSQKLGKKIQLVGDDLFVTNIEKLSKGISSGIGNSILIKVNQIGSLSETLASIDMAKKAKYTNVISHRSGETEDVTISHIAVGTNAGQIKTGSLSRTDRIAKYNELLRIEEELGNSAIYKGKETFYNL; encoded by the coding sequence ATGCTTAAATCTTCCAAAATCTCCGGGATACGAGCCCGAGAAATTATGGACTCTCGCGGAAACCCCACAGTCGAAGTGGATGTAAAACTCGAAGACGGATCTTTCGGCCGAGCAGCCGTTCCGTCCGGGGCCTCGACTGGCGAATATGAAGCAGTGGAATTGAGAGACGGGGATAAATCCCGTTATGCCGGAAAAGGCGTTCTCAAAGCCGTCGAACACGTAAATCTAAAAATTAAAGAATTATTGATTGGTGAAGATGCATTGGATCAAAATCGAGTCGATGCGCTCATGCTTGAAAAAGACGGAACGAAGAATAAAGGTAAATTAGGCGCCAACGCCATTCTAGGAACTTCCCTCGCGGTTGCAAAAGCCTCGGCGGCTCACACTAGACTTCCCTTATACCGATATATTGGCGGCAATTTCGCTAAGGAACTCCCAGTCCCCATGATGAACATTCTGAACGGAGGAGCTCACGCAGACAATAATGTGGATTTTCAGGAATTCATGATTCTTCCGGTCGGAGTTCATAGTTTCAGAGAAGCCCTACGGGTCGGTGCGGAAGTATTCCACACTCTGAAATCCGTCCTAAAGTCGAAAAAACTCAATACCGCCGTCGGAGATGAGGGAGGATTCGCCCCCGATCTAGCGAGCAATGTGGAAGGGTTGGAAGTCATCCTGGAAGCTATAGAAAAAGCTGGATACAAACCCCAAAAAGACGTTCTACTCGGACTGGATGCCGCCTCTTCCGAGTTTTACGATAAATCCAAAAAGAAATATGTTCTCGGTGGAGAAGGAAATAAAGAGTTCACTAGCGCGGAATTGGTGGAATACTACTCAGATCTAGTGTCGAAGTATCCGATCATTACTATTGAGGACGGCTTGGACGAAAACGACTGGGATGGATGGAAAATTCTAAGCCAAAAACTTGGAAAGAAAATCCAACTCGTAGGAGACGATCTCTTCGTGACGAACATAGAGAAATTGTCCAAAGGGATTTCGTCTGGGATCGGAAATTCCATATTGATCAAAGTCAATCAAATCGGATCGCTTTCCGAAACATTGGCATCCATCGATATGGCAAAGAAAGCTAAATATACAAATGTAATCAGTCATAGGTCCGGTGAAACGGAAGACGTGACGATTTCGCATATTGCAGTGGGGACCAACGCAGGCCAAATTAAAACCGGCTCGTTATCTCGAACGGACAGGATTGCCAAATATAACGAACTTCTTCGAATCGAAGAGGAACTAGGAAACTCGGCAATCTATAAAGGAAAGGAGACCTTTTATAACTTATAG
- a CDS encoding DUF6989 domain-containing protein, whose protein sequence is MKSTEKHALFFHSSYLVLCIITLLLPIPASTGWRLFFLAVVYAIGLPVAAQIWDHDRWLDIFRFVFPLSILQVFPDWFLSRVLGVLVFPEDGFYKIGTVPVYMAGLWTIPLFLSTFAAVRFAKRQPSANPIAKYTVAGGVAFVIFAFSEEFARLIPVWYSQNVSMIGHTAVYVLLPELVLGVFTAFAYFHTEGKPLRTKLLWTIPTMFVYLGALSCFYLLLEGVWRT, encoded by the coding sequence ATGAAATCTACGGAGAAACATGCACTTTTCTTTCATTCGAGTTATTTGGTACTATGTATCATTACGCTTTTGCTCCCCATTCCAGCCTCCACGGGGTGGAGATTATTTTTTTTGGCGGTGGTCTACGCGATAGGCTTACCGGTCGCAGCTCAAATTTGGGATCATGATCGATGGTTGGACATCTTTCGATTCGTCTTTCCTTTAAGTATTTTGCAAGTGTTTCCCGACTGGTTCCTTTCTAGGGTGTTAGGTGTTCTTGTTTTCCCCGAAGACGGATTCTATAAGATAGGAACGGTCCCGGTGTATATGGCGGGACTCTGGACGATTCCGTTATTTCTATCTACGTTTGCGGCTGTCCGCTTTGCCAAGCGCCAACCATCCGCGAATCCGATAGCGAAATATACCGTGGCTGGCGGCGTGGCATTCGTAATTTTTGCGTTCTCGGAAGAATTTGCCAGATTGATTCCTGTCTGGTATTCCCAAAACGTTTCAATGATCGGCCATACGGCAGTGTACGTTTTACTTCCTGAATTGGTATTGGGGGTGTTCACGGCGTTCGCTTATTTCCATACTGAGGGAAAACCTTTGCGTACCAAACTGCTTTGGACAATCCCGACCATGTTTGTTTATTTGGGGGCATTATCCTGCTTTTATCTTCTTTTGGAAGGTGTTTGGCGTACATAA
- a CDS encoding UDP-3-O-acyl-N-acetylglucosamine deacetylase — MDAQIITGAAEIGGLLEDRNRSILGLPDYFTDSTLIVEPGNSYTVEKAFTIEGKATFENKNSLVKISPAAGNRSSFSWDGKKFPLNAADCIKGNHNIQLGDVKVIEHPLAWMLAFGVYVDIETTESSLPTFDFCDRPYLDGLTGNLRIIAPRKTISVSKPLALVWEKGYCVVEPPENSKESEQLIIDHQVSYPGNSIGNARIKTVFEPHSFAYYCDARTTAFRTKSEAEKFYQVGLAGGLKDYPFTLENVLLLDEERIYNSRKKFKDRNSGFDFEFLCHEIIDISSWLRFVEEEYEGRFVGKMTTFLFDHHKQIDIAQFVCDRSILEKHGVSIQY, encoded by the coding sequence ATGGATGCGCAAATAATCACCGGAGCAGCGGAAATCGGCGGTTTACTCGAAGATCGAAATCGATCGATTCTCGGTTTACCCGACTATTTTACGGATTCGACTTTAATTGTTGAACCAGGCAATTCGTATACGGTGGAAAAAGCTTTTACCATAGAAGGGAAAGCAACGTTTGAAAATAAGAATAGTTTGGTAAAAATTTCGCCTGCCGCCGGCAACCGATCTTCCTTTTCTTGGGATGGAAAAAAATTTCCGTTAAATGCAGCAGATTGTATAAAAGGAAATCATAATATACAATTGGGCGATGTTAAAGTTATCGAGCACCCTCTGGCTTGGATGCTGGCATTCGGCGTATATGTAGACATTGAAACGACCGAATCAAGCCTGCCAACGTTTGATTTTTGTGATCGGCCTTATCTGGACGGATTAACGGGAAACCTTAGAATCATAGCTCCGCGTAAAACGATTTCCGTTTCTAAGCCGCTCGCACTTGTTTGGGAAAAAGGATACTGCGTAGTGGAGCCTCCGGAAAATTCGAAAGAATCCGAGCAGTTAATTATAGATCATCAAGTTTCTTATCCGGGGAATTCCATTGGAAACGCGAGGATAAAAACGGTTTTCGAACCGCATTCATTCGCCTATTACTGCGATGCAAGGACTACCGCTTTCAGGACTAAATCAGAGGCTGAAAAATTCTATCAAGTCGGTTTAGCCGGAGGATTGAAGGATTATCCCTTTACTCTTGAAAACGTGCTGTTGCTGGACGAAGAACGCATTTATAACAGTCGAAAGAAATTTAAGGATAGGAATTCCGGCTTTGACTTCGAATTTTTGTGTCATGAAATTATTGATATTTCTTCCTGGTTGCGATTTGTCGAAGAGGAATACGAAGGAAGATTCGTCGGAAAGATGACCACTTTCTTATTCGATCACCATAAACAGATCGATATAGCTCAATTCGTATGCGATCGCTCTATCTTGGAAAAACACGGTGTATCGATCCAATATTAA
- a CDS encoding TIGR04452 family lipoprotein, translating to MKRIVFSSAIFLLIAFANCAVLDPVGLTYDRIKGDKAASKITDAAITTDLVNSAILNGRASVSILTILASDIAGIDPTKYYKESVVNQCVTDIKGVKGYLIGSTLTVISSCKGITADGLIY from the coding sequence ATGAAAAGAATTGTATTTTCTTCGGCGATTTTTCTGCTGATTGCCTTCGCTAATTGTGCGGTTTTGGATCCGGTAGGTCTCACTTATGATAGGATTAAAGGCGATAAGGCTGCAAGTAAAATTACCGATGCGGCAATCACGACGGATTTGGTGAATTCGGCGATTCTAAATGGGCGCGCTTCCGTTTCGATTTTAACTATTCTCGCTAGCGATATTGCCGGTATCGATCCGACTAAATATTATAAAGAATCGGTCGTCAATCAATGTGTAACGGACATCAAGGGCGTGAAAGGTTATCTGATCGGATCGACGCTGACTGTTATCTCCTCTTGCAAGGGAATTACTGCGGACGGACTCATCTACTAA
- the lepA gene encoding translation elongation factor 4, translating into MSDRQKYIRNFSIIAHIDHGKSTLADRLLEIGRVTDDRTKKDQILDSMDIERERGITIKANNATFNYLADDGHTYTMNLIDTPGHVDFTYEVSRSLKACEGVLLIVDASQGVEAQTLANLYLAMEQDLAIIPVMNKVDLPAADVERTKLQIEDSLGLDAEKAVAISAKTGLNVKAVLEEITRQIPAPTGDLKAPLKALIYDSYFDPYMGVVIKIRVFDGTVKKGDRILLMSNQKDFTVNEVGIKGIGLMPQDSLSVGEVGYIIAGIKKVSDARSGDTVTSQSNPTAEPVPGYKDAKPMVFAGLFPIAGEQFEELVDAIEKMKLNDAALVYEKESSAALGFGFRVGYLGLLHMEIVQERLEREFNLDLITTAPSVKYTIKTKNGEVFDIDNPSKFPDPVFIETTEEPFVKASIITPIEYVGNIMSLAMDKRGIQLDTVYLTQEKVQLTYELPLAELIFEFYDKLKSLTRGYASLDYEPCGYRASQLVKMDILVNGEPVDALSMIVHRSKAEQRGREIIEKLKELIPRHQFMIPIQAAVGGKILARESISALRKNVTAKCYGGDITRKKKLLEKQKEGKKRMKQIGNVEIPQEAFLAVLKTGD; encoded by the coding sequence ATGTCCGACCGGCAAAAATACATCAGAAACTTCTCCATCATTGCTCATATCGATCATGGTAAATCGACGTTAGCGGACCGACTTTTAGAAATCGGCCGAGTCACGGACGATCGGACAAAAAAAGATCAGATCTTGGACTCGATGGATATCGAGCGGGAGAGAGGAATCACCATCAAGGCCAATAATGCTACGTTCAACTACTTGGCGGATGACGGCCATACTTATACGATGAATCTGATCGATACTCCCGGCCACGTGGATTTTACCTATGAGGTTTCTCGCTCTCTAAAAGCGTGCGAGGGAGTTCTTTTGATCGTGGATGCGAGTCAAGGGGTAGAGGCGCAGACTTTAGCGAATCTATATCTTGCGATGGAACAGGATCTTGCAATTATTCCCGTCATGAACAAGGTCGATTTGCCGGCAGCCGACGTCGAGAGAACGAAACTGCAAATCGAAGATAGCCTCGGTCTGGATGCGGAAAAGGCAGTCGCAATTTCCGCGAAAACCGGTTTGAATGTTAAGGCCGTACTTGAGGAAATTACTCGTCAAATTCCTGCGCCGACCGGCGATTTAAAAGCGCCTCTAAAAGCTTTAATTTACGATTCATATTTCGATCCCTATATGGGCGTCGTTATCAAAATTCGAGTGTTCGACGGAACCGTTAAAAAAGGGGATCGAATTCTTTTGATGAGTAATCAAAAGGATTTTACCGTCAACGAAGTCGGTATCAAAGGAATCGGATTGATGCCCCAGGATTCGCTGTCCGTGGGAGAAGTCGGATACATTATCGCAGGCATCAAAAAAGTATCGGATGCTAGATCCGGTGATACGGTGACTTCACAATCGAACCCGACGGCCGAGCCGGTTCCCGGCTACAAAGATGCGAAGCCGATGGTCTTTGCCGGACTTTTCCCAATTGCAGGCGAGCAATTTGAAGAACTTGTGGACGCAATCGAAAAAATGAAGCTAAACGATGCGGCTCTAGTTTATGAGAAGGAAAGTTCCGCAGCTTTGGGATTCGGTTTCAGGGTAGGTTATCTGGGTTTATTGCATATGGAAATTGTGCAAGAGAGGTTGGAGAGGGAGTTCAACTTAGACCTCATTACGACAGCCCCTTCCGTAAAATATACCATCAAAACGAAGAACGGAGAAGTTTTCGATATAGACAATCCTTCTAAATTTCCGGATCCGGTTTTCATAGAAACCACGGAAGAACCGTTCGTGAAGGCATCGATCATTACTCCGATCGAATATGTGGGTAATATCATGTCGCTTGCAATGGATAAGCGCGGAATTCAATTGGATACGGTTTATCTTACGCAGGAAAAGGTCCAACTTACCTACGAGCTTCCACTCGCCGAACTTATTTTCGAATTTTATGATAAGCTTAAATCTTTGACCCGCGGATATGCCTCGCTCGACTACGAGCCTTGCGGGTATAGAGCGTCACAATTGGTTAAAATGGATATTCTCGTAAACGGGGAACCGGTGGATGCTCTCTCGATGATCGTGCATCGAAGTAAAGCCGAGCAACGGGGAAGAGAAATTATCGAAAAATTGAAGGAATTAATTCCGCGGCACCAATTCATGATTCCCATCCAGGCGGCGGTTGGAGGGAAGATTCTAGCGAGGGAAAGCATTTCGGCTCTCAGGAAGAATGTTACCGCTAAATGTTACGGCGGAGATATTACCCGTAAAAAGAAACTTCTTGAAAAGCAGAAAGAAGGGAAAAAAAGGATGAAGCAAATCGGAAATGTTGAAATTCCTCAAGAAGCCTTTTTGGCGGTCCTGAAAACCGGTGATTAA
- a CDS encoding succinate dehydrogenase/fumarate reductase iron-sulfur subunit, producing the protein MDLKLKVWRQKNSQEKGKIVDYSAKDISPDMSFLEMIDVVNEELITKGEEPIAFEHDCREGICGSCNIMINGVAHGPLPGVTTCQLHMRSFKNGDTIYLEPWRAKAFPVIKDLIVDRSAFDRVIQSGGFVSINTGGAPDANALPIAKKHADVAMDAATCIGCGACVASCKNASAMLFVSAKVAHLALLPQGQVEKKERVKNMISAMDNEGFGNCTNQYECEAACPKDIKRDFIRVLNKEYILS; encoded by the coding sequence ATGGATCTCAAACTAAAAGTCTGGAGACAGAAGAATTCTCAAGAGAAAGGTAAGATCGTGGATTATTCCGCGAAAGATATCTCGCCTGATATGTCTTTTTTGGAAATGATAGATGTCGTTAACGAGGAATTGATTACGAAAGGCGAAGAACCGATCGCATTCGAACACGATTGCAGAGAGGGAATTTGTGGATCCTGCAATATCATGATCAATGGCGTAGCGCACGGTCCTCTCCCCGGCGTGACTACCTGCCAGCTTCATATGAGGTCGTTTAAAAACGGAGATACGATTTATCTGGAACCTTGGAGGGCAAAAGCTTTTCCAGTGATAAAAGATCTGATCGTGGATCGCAGTGCCTTTGATCGAGTGATTCAATCCGGCGGATTTGTAAGCATCAATACGGGTGGAGCTCCGGATGCGAATGCACTTCCGATCGCTAAAAAGCATGCTGACGTTGCTATGGATGCTGCGACTTGCATCGGATGCGGCGCTTGCGTAGCGTCTTGTAAGAATGCTTCCGCGATGCTTTTCGTTTCGGCCAAGGTGGCTCATTTAGCGCTACTTCCCCAAGGACAGGTCGAGAAGAAAGAACGGGTCAAGAATATGATATCTGCAATGGACAACGAAGGTTTTGGAAATTGCACGAACCAATATGAATGCGAAGCTGCTTGTCCTAAAGACATTAAACGGGATTTTATTCGGGTACTAAATAAAGAATATATACTCTCGTAA